A single Chryseobacterium shigense DNA region contains:
- a CDS encoding Crp/Fnr family transcriptional regulator yields MVNNQLILDKFGFLGEEFLNEFHANAIITDIKSKTEIIREGQKNKYVPFLMKGSIKVFTLNDGRELIYYYIRPNDSCLMTFSSIFTDYTSRIYAVAEEECEVILIPVSVIHIWLIRFPEINRIFYHEYDKRFSDVMHMVNDAVFHRLDKRVLNYIKQQVSVTGNNPLKITHREIASNLGTSREVVSRVLKKIENEGEIIQTKEGIKIPVNENVRLI; encoded by the coding sequence ATGGTAAATAATCAACTGATTCTTGATAAATTTGGTTTTTTGGGAGAAGAATTTTTAAATGAATTTCATGCTAATGCGATTATTACTGATATAAAATCAAAAACAGAAATTATAAGAGAAGGGCAAAAGAATAAATATGTCCCGTTTCTTATGAAAGGCTCCATAAAAGTTTTTACTCTGAATGATGGGAGAGAGCTTATCTATTATTATATAAGGCCTAATGACAGCTGTCTTATGACCTTTTCTTCTATTTTTACTGATTATACAAGCAGAATCTATGCGGTTGCCGAAGAAGAATGTGAAGTTATCCTGATTCCGGTTTCTGTTATACATATTTGGCTGATCCGGTTTCCGGAGATCAACAGGATATTTTATCATGAATATGACAAACGCTTCTCAGATGTTATGCATATGGTAAATGATGCCGTATTTCACAGGCTTGATAAAAGAGTTTTAAACTATATTAAACAGCAGGTATCAGTTACAGGAAATAATCCTTTAAAAATTACCCATCGTGAAATTGCCAGTAACCTGGGGACCTCAAGGGAAGTTGTGAGCCGGGTGTTAAAAAAGATTGAAAATGAAGGCGAAATTATCCAGACCAAAGAAGGAATTAAAATCCCTGTAAATGAAAATGTTAGACTAATCTAA